In a single window of the Olivibacter sp. SDN3 genome:
- the uvrC gene encoding excinuclease ABC subunit UvrC, which yields MEVFDYRSELKKIPHKPGVYQYYDKQGTLIYIGKAKDLRNRVGSYFIKDAHTYNTKTSVLVRKINRITFTIVDTETDAWLLENSLIKKHQPRYNVMLKDDKTYPWIVIKNERFPRIFWTRKIIKDGSKYYGPYASVGMMHALLDVIKELFPLRTCNLPLTEKNIAQGKFRVCLEYQIGNCKGPCQAYQTEEDYNRSIESIKDILNGKTTVVFKQLKNNLDRAIANLDFEEAHHLKQKLALLSNYQSKSTIVSNSINDVDVFSIASDQSYAFVNFLKVMNGTVIQTQTIELKKRLDESDQELLGLAVQELRTRFKSSSKEIIVPFTLDIESPDFKQTVPQLGDKKKLLDLSHKNVSFFKKERLDQYEKLNPEVRTERILHKMKEDLRLNVLPKHIECFDNSNFQGKYPVSAIVVFKDGKPSKKDYRHFNVKTVEGPNDFATMEEAVFRRYKRLLEEDNPLPQLIIIDGGKGQLSAAMKSLKKLAIASKVTVIGIAKRLEELYYPGDQYPLYLDKRSETLKIIQHLRDEAHRFGITFHRNQRSRKTFQTELEQIPGIGKTSAEKLLLTFKSVKKIKEAAKKDLLKVLSPKQADAVITYFA from the coding sequence ATGGAAGTATTTGATTATCGAAGTGAGTTAAAAAAGATCCCCCACAAACCTGGCGTTTATCAATATTATGATAAACAGGGAACGCTTATATACATCGGTAAAGCCAAAGATTTAAGGAATCGGGTCGGTTCTTATTTTATCAAAGATGCACATACCTATAACACTAAAACGAGTGTACTGGTACGCAAAATCAATCGGATTACGTTTACCATCGTTGATACCGAAACTGACGCTTGGCTGTTGGAAAACAGCTTGATAAAAAAACACCAGCCAAGGTATAACGTGATGCTGAAGGATGACAAGACCTATCCCTGGATTGTTATCAAAAACGAACGTTTCCCAAGAATTTTCTGGACAAGGAAAATTATCAAAGATGGATCAAAATATTATGGCCCTTATGCTTCGGTAGGTATGATGCATGCGCTACTTGATGTGATCAAAGAACTGTTTCCGTTACGCACCTGCAATTTACCCCTTACAGAGAAGAATATCGCACAAGGTAAATTCAGGGTTTGTTTGGAATATCAAATCGGCAACTGTAAAGGCCCCTGCCAAGCGTACCAAACGGAAGAAGATTATAACCGAAGCATTGAAAGTATCAAAGATATTCTCAATGGAAAAACAACTGTTGTCTTTAAACAACTAAAAAACAACCTTGATCGTGCCATTGCGAATTTAGACTTTGAGGAAGCCCATCACCTGAAACAGAAATTGGCACTTTTAAGTAACTATCAAAGTAAATCTACTATCGTAAGCAATAGCATCAACGATGTCGATGTATTTAGTATTGCATCCGATCAAAGTTACGCCTTCGTTAATTTTTTGAAAGTGATGAACGGCACAGTTATACAAACCCAAACCATCGAGCTGAAAAAACGCCTAGATGAAAGTGATCAAGAACTCCTCGGTCTGGCTGTGCAGGAACTGAGAACGCGTTTCAAAAGTTCATCTAAAGAAATTATTGTCCCTTTTACGCTAGACATAGAAAGTCCCGATTTTAAACAGACAGTTCCGCAGTTAGGCGATAAAAAAAAATTACTGGACCTATCTCATAAAAATGTAAGTTTTTTCAAGAAAGAACGATTAGACCAATACGAGAAACTAAATCCCGAAGTTAGAACAGAACGTATTCTCCACAAAATGAAGGAAGACTTACGTTTAAATGTACTGCCTAAACATATCGAATGTTTTGACAATTCCAATTTCCAGGGAAAATATCCTGTTTCGGCTATAGTGGTTTTTAAAGATGGTAAGCCCTCAAAAAAAGACTACCGGCATTTTAACGTCAAAACCGTGGAAGGACCTAATGATTTTGCTACCATGGAAGAGGCGGTATTCCGCCGTTATAAACGATTGTTGGAAGAAGACAATCCCTTACCTCAACTGATTATTATTGATGGTGGTAAAGGTCAGCTATCAGCGGCTATGAAAAGTTTAAAAAAATTAGCTATTGCCTCCAAAGTAACCGTAATAGGTATCGCAAAACGTTTAGAAGAATTGTACTACCCTGGCGATCAGTATCCTTTATATTTGGACAAAAGATCGGAAACATTAAAAATAATCCAGCACTTACGCGATGAGGCCCATCGTTTTGGAATTACTTTTCACAGGAACCAGCGAAGCCGTAAAACCTTTCAGACAGAATTGGAACAAATCCCCGGTATTGGCAAAACAAGTGCAGAAAAACTGTTACTGACGTTTAAATCCGTGAAGAAAATAAAAGAGGCGGCAAAAAAAGATTTATTGAAGGTCCTTAGCCCCAAACAAGCCGATGCTGTAATAACTTATTTTGCCTGA
- the gldN gene encoding gliding motility protein GldN, translating into MMNRPFFIILLILISRAYGQQENLSNSVTPIADGPPIDGYYLKSDMENRKVIPYSDIRSVDVMYSKRVWREIDLRERLNASFASPKSRLIDVLMRAIQAGELTAYDPTPTVEDPNGDSFKVPLNPDELMANLADSVFVPEFDKEGNQVGGTFQSGEFNADSVVKFRIKEDWIFDKQRSVFEPRIIGIAPLISIKAADIYLEPQPAFWIYFPEARHILVNKEVVNRNNDATGLSYDDVFVKRIFSSYVIKQSNPEDLRIKDYKQGIDRLYESERIKQDLMDYEHDLWSY; encoded by the coding sequence ATGATGAATAGACCTTTTTTTATTATTTTACTTATATTAATAAGTAGAGCATATGGACAGCAAGAAAATCTATCTAATAGTGTAACTCCTATAGCAGATGGCCCACCTATCGATGGTTACTATCTTAAATCTGATATGGAGAACAGAAAAGTAATTCCATACTCCGATATCCGAAGTGTGGATGTTATGTACAGTAAACGTGTGTGGCGTGAGATCGATTTACGTGAGCGATTAAATGCCAGTTTCGCCTCTCCTAAGTCGAGGCTTATCGATGTGTTAATGCGAGCGATACAGGCTGGAGAATTAACCGCATATGATCCTACTCCTACGGTTGAAGATCCTAATGGAGATAGCTTTAAAGTGCCATTAAATCCAGACGAATTAATGGCCAATTTGGCGGATAGTGTTTTTGTCCCTGAGTTTGACAAGGAAGGAAACCAAGTAGGAGGGACCTTTCAGTCTGGCGAATTTAACGCAGACAGTGTGGTGAAGTTTCGAATCAAAGAAGATTGGATTTTTGATAAGCAGCGCTCCGTATTCGAGCCTCGTATAATAGGTATAGCTCCTTTAATCAGTATAAAAGCAGCCGATATCTATCTTGAACCTCAACCGGCGTTTTGGATTTATTTTCCAGAGGCAAGGCACATCTTAGTTAATAAGGAGGTGGTCAATAGAAATAATGATGCGACAGGTTTGAGCTATGACGATGTGTTCGTTAAAAGGATTTTCTCAAGTTATGTGATTAAGCAGTCAAACCCGGAAGATTTACGTATAAAAGATTATAAGCAAGGTATTGACCGTTTGTATGAGTCTGAACGGATAAAGCAGGATTTGATGGACTATGAACATGATTTGTGGAGTTATTGA
- a CDS encoding SUMF1/EgtB/PvdO family nonheme iron enzyme has protein sequence MRKFYFCCFVLISLVLVMGCGNRKAGGELTGVRLKGLKTSKAPRGMVFIPAGSFIAGQSDEDITSAQIAQNRQFTQSAFFMDETEISNSQYRQFVNWVRDSIAITQYLNDASFFIQGTEGESSGQRFIDWQKVGDGSGIWGGKNDNRAALNQMYYQGDDRIFGRDELDVRLLKYHYEIYNHRMAAANKNNKSMRRSDFIVRDTIGIYPDTLVWLADFSYAQNEPMVEGYFSHPAFQDYPVVGVNWRQARAFAVWRTRLYENYAQRIGLSRLARLSYELPSEHQWEYAARGGLNGAPYPWGGPTIRNAKGCLMANFKPGRGNYADDGGAYTVPVHSYFPNDYGLYNMAGNVAEWTASSFEESSSSFIHDMNPTYPYEAKGSDPEILKRKVVRGGSWKDIGYFLQNSTRTYEYQDTAKSYIGFRCVTSYAGRDL, from the coding sequence ATGAGGAAATTTTACTTTTGTTGTTTCGTGTTGATATCGTTAGTACTTGTTATGGGATGTGGTAACCGAAAAGCAGGTGGTGAACTAACTGGGGTACGATTAAAAGGTTTGAAAACGAGCAAAGCTCCAAGAGGCATGGTCTTCATTCCTGCAGGAAGTTTTATAGCAGGTCAATCTGATGAGGATATTACCAGTGCACAAATTGCGCAGAATAGGCAATTCACCCAATCTGCTTTTTTTATGGATGAAACCGAAATATCAAATAGTCAATATCGGCAATTTGTGAATTGGGTGAGGGACTCCATTGCCATTACTCAATATTTGAACGACGCATCTTTTTTTATTCAGGGGACGGAAGGGGAAAGCAGTGGACAACGATTTATTGACTGGCAAAAAGTAGGTGATGGCAGTGGGATATGGGGTGGAAAAAATGACAATAGAGCTGCATTGAATCAGATGTACTACCAGGGAGACGATCGCATATTTGGGAGAGATGAATTAGATGTACGGTTATTGAAGTATCATTACGAAATTTATAATCATCGCATGGCAGCAGCGAATAAAAACAATAAATCGATGCGGCGTTCTGATTTCATTGTTCGAGATACCATTGGTATCTATCCAGATACCCTGGTGTGGTTAGCAGATTTTTCATATGCGCAAAATGAACCTATGGTGGAGGGGTATTTTTCTCATCCGGCATTTCAGGATTATCCTGTCGTTGGTGTTAATTGGCGGCAAGCGAGGGCCTTTGCGGTTTGGCGTACTCGGTTATATGAAAACTATGCACAGCGAATAGGATTATCTCGCCTGGCACGTTTATCGTACGAATTACCCTCTGAACATCAATGGGAATATGCAGCGAGAGGCGGTCTAAACGGAGCTCCATATCCTTGGGGAGGTCCCACTATAAGAAATGCCAAAGGATGCTTAATGGCAAACTTTAAGCCAGGAAGAGGTAATTATGCAGACGATGGCGGTGCATATACTGTTCCTGTTCATTCTTATTTCCCTAATGACTATGGCTTATATAATATGGCAGGCAATGTTGCCGAATGGACGGCTTCTTCTTTTGAGGAGTCTTCTTCTTCTTTTATACATGACATGAATCCTACATACCCGTATGAAGCCAAAGGTAGCGATCCCGAAATATTAAAACGTAAAGTAGTAAGGGGTGGTTCATGGAAAGATATAGGTTATTTTTTACAGAATTCCACACGGACATATGAGTATCAGGATACGGCTAAATCGTATATAGGTTTTCGATGTGTAACCTCTTACGCCGGGCGTGATTTATAG
- a CDS encoding uroporphyrinogen-III synthase, producing MVAEDREKKVKSILVTLPRPENDKSPYFALANKYNLKLDFRAFIHVEGVPARDFRKEKINLADFTAVIFTSRNAADHFFRICEEMRYEVPADLKYFCLSETIALYLQKYIQYRKRKIFFGKQTAQDLEEVLKKHTKEKFLYPCSDVANEETQNWLQDNGYDFTPAVLFKTVVSDLSDLANVFYDIIVFFSPSSIQSLFENFPDFKQNDTRIAAFGPTTHQAVADRGLILDIAAPTPENPSMTMAVEQYIKKVNK from the coding sequence GTGGTAGCAGAAGACAGAGAAAAAAAAGTAAAAAGTATCTTAGTAACTTTACCCAGGCCTGAGAATGATAAGTCGCCTTATTTTGCTTTAGCAAACAAATACAATTTAAAGCTAGATTTCAGAGCCTTTATACATGTAGAGGGGGTTCCGGCAAGGGATTTTAGAAAAGAGAAGATAAATTTGGCTGATTTTACCGCCGTAATTTTTACCAGTAGAAACGCTGCAGATCACTTCTTTAGAATTTGCGAGGAAATGCGTTATGAAGTGCCAGCCGATTTAAAATATTTTTGTTTATCGGAAACGATTGCGCTTTATCTACAAAAGTATATTCAATATAGAAAACGTAAGATATTCTTTGGTAAGCAAACGGCACAGGATTTAGAAGAGGTGTTAAAAAAACATACCAAAGAGAAATTTCTTTATCCTTGTTCTGATGTAGCAAACGAAGAAACCCAGAATTGGCTTCAGGACAATGGCTATGATTTTACTCCAGCGGTGTTGTTTAAAACAGTTGTCAGCGATCTTTCAGACTTGGCTAATGTCTTTTACGATATTATTGTTTTCTTTAGCCCTTCCAGCATTCAGTCGTTGTTTGAAAACTTTCCTGATTTTAAGCAAAACGACACACGTATTGCCGCATTTGGTCCTACTACGCATCAAGCCGTTGCCGACAGAGGGTTGATCTTAGATATTGCTGCTCCCACACCAGAGAACCCGAGTATGACAATGGCTGTTGAACAATACATCAAGAAAGTTAATAAGTAA
- a CDS encoding DUF4271 domain-containing protein, whose translation MLKLRLLFSLLFSLILTSAYTQQDSAVKRDSAVPEQRKVSPAASLRYLVQDSARFARVLERQRVKDSLANVADSLKAIRDSLQFLYLKPLPPDSRNQFLDSLRKHYIIKHGDALTWGKDITFISSKSLGNPKVQRQPWVLMIIFLLLLFLALIRLFFMKDLHAIATSFYSNRVLLQISKEDNLITSWPFIFLYLLFGFTVGLFLYLYVNYSGVQTAYYNIALFFSLSLMVLVLFTFKILITRGIGFVFGIQRLVRDYISILYLSYFNAAIIFLPLILVLSLIPTYMVKYWLLISCVIVFLVFMMQFFRAFSTVLKSYQFSKFYLFIYLCTLEVGPILILIKVLGV comes from the coding sequence ATGCTAAAATTGCGATTGTTATTTTCATTGTTATTTTCGTTGATACTAACGTCAGCTTATACACAGCAAGATAGCGCAGTGAAACGGGATAGTGCTGTACCGGAGCAACGGAAGGTGTCGCCTGCGGCGTCTCTCAGGTATTTAGTGCAGGATTCTGCTCGATTTGCTAGAGTTTTAGAGAGACAACGTGTAAAAGATTCTTTGGCAAATGTAGCAGACTCGTTAAAAGCGATTCGTGATTCACTGCAATTTTTGTATTTAAAACCATTGCCGCCTGACAGTAGAAATCAATTTTTAGATAGTTTACGAAAACATTATATTATTAAACATGGCGACGCACTTACCTGGGGTAAGGATATCACTTTTATTAGCAGTAAAAGTTTGGGAAATCCAAAGGTACAGCGGCAACCCTGGGTGTTAATGATCATATTTTTATTGCTGCTCTTTTTAGCACTTATACGTCTGTTCTTTATGAAGGATTTGCACGCTATTGCAACATCTTTTTATAGTAATCGTGTACTGTTACAGATTAGTAAAGAAGACAATCTAATTACTTCATGGCCTTTTATTTTTTTGTACCTGTTGTTTGGGTTTACTGTAGGACTTTTTCTTTATCTATATGTTAATTATTCAGGAGTGCAAACTGCCTATTATAACATTGCGTTATTTTTCAGTTTATCATTGATGGTGTTGGTTTTGTTTACCTTTAAAATATTGATCACCAGGGGTATAGGTTTTGTTTTTGGGATACAGCGATTAGTTAGAGACTATATTTCTATATTATATTTAAGTTATTTTAATGCCGCTATAATTTTCCTACCACTTATTTTGGTGTTGAGTTTAATACCCACATATATGGTAAAATATTGGTTATTAATATCTTGTGTTATTGTTTTTTTAGTCTTTATGATGCAGTTCTTTAGGGCATTCAGTACGGTATTAAAGAGCTATCAATTTTCAAAATTTTATTTATTTATTTATCTTTGCACCCTCGAAGTTGGTCCAATCCTTATATTGATTAAGGTGTTGGGCGTTTAA
- a CDS encoding NAD-dependent succinate-semialdehyde dehydrogenase — protein MRSKNKLIKGTAFINGRAIESKKTFDVINPATGEIIVEVSDLSLLEAEKAIDIAFDKWPTWRTTDIAKRSEILRKWYNLIIKHSSELAEIMTLESGKPLEESKVEVKYGASFISWFAEEAFRAYGDQITPPENGKQIVTLRQSVGVAAAITPWNFPLAMVTRKVAPALAAGCTVVLKPASQTPLTAIAIAHLAQEAGLPDGVFNVITSKDSKGIGKLLSTNGKVRKLSFTGSTGVGKTLMQQAASTIKNVSFELGGNAPFLVFEHANIDAAVEGAIASKFRNSGQTCVAVNRFLVQDSIFDEFSKKLTKAISRLKVGNGLEKNIKIGPLINKDGLKKVKEHVDDAIKKGAKVLLGAKPITGLFYEPTVLTDVPLNAKIAHEETFGPVASLFRFDTEEEAIQIANDTEFGLAAYFYSDNVKQCWRVATALEAGMVGINEGGISTAIAPFGGVKESGLGREGSKYGLEEYMEMKYLCFGLE, from the coding sequence ATGCGATCTAAAAATAAATTAATAAAAGGTACAGCCTTTATCAATGGACGTGCTATAGAAAGTAAAAAAACATTTGACGTCATAAACCCCGCAACAGGTGAGATCATTGTTGAAGTAAGCGACCTTTCCTTGCTAGAAGCGGAAAAAGCCATCGATATAGCCTTTGACAAATGGCCTACCTGGCGAACAACGGACATTGCTAAAAGGAGTGAGATCCTACGTAAATGGTATAACCTGATCATTAAACATTCTTCGGAGCTTGCCGAGATAATGACTTTAGAATCAGGTAAACCGCTTGAAGAAAGTAAAGTGGAAGTCAAATATGGTGCCTCTTTCATCAGCTGGTTCGCCGAGGAGGCATTCAGAGCATACGGGGACCAGATTACGCCTCCCGAAAACGGTAAACAAATTGTGACACTACGTCAATCAGTCGGTGTGGCAGCGGCTATTACCCCCTGGAACTTCCCTTTAGCGATGGTCACGAGAAAGGTCGCTCCGGCATTGGCCGCCGGATGCACCGTAGTACTTAAACCAGCTTCTCAAACGCCTTTAACAGCAATCGCAATTGCCCATCTTGCTCAAGAGGCCGGCCTACCGGATGGTGTATTCAACGTTATAACGAGTAAGGATTCTAAGGGCATCGGCAAGTTACTTAGCACAAATGGTAAGGTTAGAAAGTTATCTTTTACCGGATCTACCGGTGTTGGTAAAACACTCATGCAACAAGCCGCTTCCACTATAAAAAATGTATCGTTTGAATTGGGAGGGAATGCCCCATTCCTTGTATTTGAACATGCCAATATTGACGCCGCTGTGGAAGGTGCTATTGCATCAAAGTTTCGAAACTCTGGACAAACATGTGTGGCAGTAAACCGTTTCTTAGTGCAAGATAGTATTTTCGATGAGTTCTCGAAAAAACTCACCAAAGCAATCAGTCGGCTTAAAGTAGGGAATGGCTTAGAAAAAAATATAAAAATAGGTCCACTGATTAACAAAGATGGCCTAAAGAAAGTAAAAGAGCATGTCGACGATGCCATAAAAAAAGGAGCAAAAGTGCTACTTGGTGCAAAGCCTATTACAGGATTATTTTATGAGCCAACGGTGTTGACTGATGTTCCCTTAAATGCAAAAATAGCTCATGAAGAAACGTTCGGTCCCGTTGCTTCACTATTTAGGTTTGATACCGAAGAAGAAGCTATACAAATCGCCAATGACACCGAGTTCGGGTTAGCAGCCTATTTTTATAGTGACAATGTAAAACAATGTTGGCGTGTGGCAACCGCCCTTGAGGCCGGCATGGTCGGTATTAATGAAGGTGGAATCTCGACAGCTATAGCTCCCTTTGGCGGGGTAAAAGAATCTGGATTAGGAAGAGAAGGTTCTAAGTACGGCTTAGAGGAATATATGGAAATGAAATACTTATGTTTTGGACTGGAATGA
- a CDS encoding isopenicillin N synthase family oxygenase, which translates to MANTVNIPRLDLLHYTEGTIEQRKQFSEDIGQAFAETGFVTIGNHGMDKALIGELYDVVQQFFALPEEEKNKYEIPGLAGQRGYTARGREKAKDANTPDLKEFWQRGQTVIGDDVLKESYPDNVIVETLPRFNAITEEVYRRLEIIGRSLLKAIAIYLNLDEDYFEDKVKNGNSILRAIHYFPIENLEEIASDAVRAGAHEDINLITLLIGASADGLQVLTRRGDWFPVKAQGEDIVVNVGDMLQRLTNNQLKSTTHRVVNPPKELLKTSRYSVPFFLHPKAEMSLAALSNCVDKDHPKVYVECTAGEYLEERLREIGLKM; encoded by the coding sequence ATGGCAAATACTGTTAATATCCCCCGATTAGATTTATTACATTATACGGAAGGAACTATTGAGCAAAGAAAGCAGTTTTCGGAAGATATAGGCCAAGCCTTTGCTGAGACAGGTTTTGTAACTATAGGTAACCATGGGATGGACAAAGCATTAATAGGAGAACTGTATGACGTGGTACAACAGTTTTTTGCTTTACCTGAGGAAGAGAAAAACAAATATGAAATACCCGGCCTAGCTGGTCAACGTGGGTATACCGCGAGGGGAAGAGAAAAAGCCAAGGATGCCAATACTCCTGATTTAAAAGAGTTTTGGCAACGAGGGCAAACCGTTATCGGTGACGATGTATTGAAGGAATCGTATCCTGATAATGTAATAGTGGAAACGTTGCCCCGTTTTAATGCCATTACGGAAGAAGTTTATCGGAGATTAGAAATTATTGGTAGATCTTTGTTAAAAGCGATTGCGATATATTTAAATCTTGATGAGGATTATTTCGAAGACAAAGTGAAAAATGGAAATTCCATTCTGCGAGCTATTCATTATTTTCCGATAGAAAATCTGGAAGAGATAGCATCAGATGCGGTGCGGGCAGGTGCTCATGAAGACATTAACTTGATCACATTGTTGATTGGGGCAAGTGCGGATGGTTTACAGGTGTTAACTCGGCGTGGAGATTGGTTTCCTGTGAAGGCTCAGGGGGAAGATATCGTGGTAAATGTAGGTGATATGTTACAACGGTTAACGAATAACCAGCTAAAATCCACCACACATAGGGTGGTAAATCCTCCAAAGGAACTGTTGAAGACTTCTCGCTATTCTGTACCGTTTTTTTTACATCCCAAAGCTGAAATGAGTTTAGCGGCACTGTCTAACTGCGTGGATAAGGATCACCCTAAAGTATACGTTGAATGTACCGCAGGAGAATATTTAGAAGAAAGACTACGGGAAATCGGATTAAAGATGTAG
- a CDS encoding pyridoxamine 5'-phosphate oxidase family protein, with protein MKNRTAVKSLEGTEALDRIKELIERIETCFFCSDIKTGVPLSARPMTALEVDSKGDIWFISKRDSTKDVEIKEDPFVHLLFQKDQKNGFLNIYGLSEVQNDREKIKKLWSPGSMGVWFDGPDDPEISLIRVSPLQGHYWDDAYGGLVSMLKIATSSLLGTAYGENNDEGELKFD; from the coding sequence ATGAAAAATAGAACAGCAGTGAAAAGTCTAGAAGGAACGGAAGCTTTAGATAGAATCAAAGAACTTATTGAGCGTATAGAAACCTGTTTCTTTTGTAGTGACATAAAAACAGGCGTTCCGTTATCTGCGAGGCCGATGACAGCTTTAGAAGTTGATAGTAAGGGTGATATTTGGTTTATCAGTAAGAGAGACAGTACAAAAGATGTTGAGATAAAGGAAGATCCATTCGTTCATCTGCTGTTTCAAAAAGATCAAAAGAACGGCTTTTTGAATATTTACGGGTTAAGTGAGGTCCAAAATGATCGAGAAAAAATAAAAAAGCTGTGGTCGCCCGGATCGATGGGGGTCTGGTTTGACGGTCCAGATGATCCGGAGATCTCCCTGATAAGGGTCAGCCCGTTACAAGGTCACTATTGGGATGACGCCTATGGAGGGCTGGTATCAATGCTGAAAATTGCCACCTCCAGTTTACTGGGAACCGCATATGGGGAGAATAATGATGAAGGAGAGTTGAAATTTGACTGA
- a CDS encoding alpha/beta fold hydrolase, with amino-acid sequence MNFIEKNSNQQKQDRLVLCYEDLGEGQPILFIHGWPSNHLMWEAQVSFFVEQGYRCIAYDRRGFGMSSRPLHGYNYDNFADDLREIILQLDLQEVLLVGFSMGGGEVARYFTRYGSDRISKAILLGAVTPYLLKSEDNPDGIKKEVFDEMVAGVEADRPAFLETFFNDFFGVNLVNRAVSKPMLEYQRSIALGASPNATSQCIRAFSETDFRKDLTNIDVPTLIVHGDADKIVPEDVSANISSELISNNQFILYPGAPHGFFLTHKERLNSDILNFIRDNLS; translated from the coding sequence ATGAATTTTATCGAAAAAAACAGTAATCAGCAAAAGCAAGACCGACTGGTGCTTTGTTACGAAGATTTGGGAGAAGGGCAACCCATTCTATTTATTCATGGCTGGCCCTCTAACCATTTGATGTGGGAAGCGCAAGTGAGTTTTTTTGTTGAGCAAGGTTATAGATGTATAGCATATGATAGAAGAGGTTTTGGCATGTCATCCAGGCCCTTGCATGGATATAACTATGATAATTTTGCCGACGACCTACGTGAGATTATTTTACAGCTTGATCTTCAAGAGGTTCTTCTAGTAGGTTTTTCAATGGGTGGAGGAGAAGTTGCACGCTATTTTACGCGATATGGGAGCGACCGTATAAGCAAAGCTATATTATTAGGAGCCGTAACTCCTTATCTCTTGAAGAGCGAAGATAATCCTGATGGAATAAAGAAAGAGGTATTTGACGAAATGGTTGCTGGGGTAGAAGCAGATAGGCCTGCTTTTTTAGAAACCTTCTTTAATGATTTTTTTGGCGTGAACTTAGTTAACAGAGCGGTAAGCAAACCTATGTTAGAATATCAGCGCTCCATCGCATTAGGAGCTTCACCAAATGCTACTTCACAATGCATAAGGGCTTTCTCTGAAACCGATTTCCGGAAAGATTTGACCAATATCGATGTGCCCACTTTAATTGTTCATGGTGATGCCGATAAGATAGTTCCTGAGGACGTTAGTGCCAATATATCAAGTGAATTGATTAGCAATAACCAATTCATCCTGTACCCTGGGGCTCCACATGGCTTTTTCTTAACCCATAAGGAACGATTAAACAGCGATATACTGAATTTTATAAGAGATAATCTTAGCTGA
- a CDS encoding M42 family metallopeptidase produces the protein MAKTKNNEQQHIPVITAKTLTFFEKYINNPSPTGYEWEGQRLWLDYIKPYVDDTFIDNYGTAVAVLNPEAEYKVVIEAHSDEISWFVNYITKEGLIYVIRNGGSDHQIAPSKRVNIHGDKGIIKAVFGWPAIHTRGGEKEESPSLKNIFLDCGCTTKEEVEQLGIHVGSVITYEDEFMVLNDRYYVGRALDNRAGGFMIAEVARLLKENKKKLPFGLYIVNAVQEEVGLRGAEMITQRIKPNIAIVTDVTHDTQTPMINKITQGDLACGKGPVISYAPAVQINLNKLLIETAEEKQIPFQRQASSRITGTDTDAFAYSNGGVPSALISLPLRYMHTTVEMIHKEDVDNVIRLIYEVLQKIKNGQDFRSFKA, from the coding sequence ATGGCAAAAACAAAAAATAACGAACAGCAACATATTCCTGTTATTACAGCAAAAACGTTAACATTCTTCGAAAAATATATAAACAACCCTTCTCCAACAGGCTATGAATGGGAAGGACAACGTTTATGGTTAGATTACATTAAACCCTATGTAGACGACACGTTTATCGACAATTATGGCACAGCTGTTGCCGTCCTAAATCCGGAAGCTGAGTATAAAGTGGTTATAGAAGCTCACTCGGATGAGATTTCCTGGTTTGTAAATTATATCACAAAAGAAGGGCTTATATATGTGATACGTAATGGAGGATCTGATCATCAAATCGCTCCATCCAAAAGAGTAAACATACACGGCGATAAAGGAATTATTAAGGCTGTTTTTGGTTGGCCCGCAATACACACAAGAGGAGGTGAAAAGGAAGAATCCCCTTCATTGAAAAATATTTTTCTGGATTGCGGATGTACAACTAAGGAAGAAGTAGAACAACTTGGTATTCATGTTGGATCTGTAATCACCTATGAAGACGAATTTATGGTTCTCAACGACAGGTACTATGTGGGCAGGGCACTGGACAATAGAGCCGGTGGTTTTATGATTGCAGAAGTAGCCCGCTTATTGAAAGAAAATAAAAAAAAATTGCCATTTGGCTTGTATATCGTAAATGCAGTACAGGAAGAAGTTGGCTTAAGAGGTGCCGAAATGATTACCCAACGCATCAAACCTAACATTGCTATCGTAACGGATGTTACACATGATACGCAAACACCAATGATCAACAAAATTACGCAAGGTGACCTTGCCTGTGGCAAAGGTCCAGTAATTTCTTATGCTCCCGCTGTTCAGATTAACTTAAATAAATTACTGATAGAAACTGCGGAAGAAAAACAAATACCTTTTCAAAGACAGGCTTCCTCCAGAATAACAGGGACGGACACAGATGCATTCGCTTATTCTAATGGCGGTGTTCCTTCGGCGCTTATATCTTTACCTTTACGGTATATGCACACTACAGTAGAGATGATTCACAAGGAAGATGTAGACAATGTCATACGGTTAATTTACGAAGTCTTACAAAAAATTAAAAATGGTCAGGACTTCAGGTCATTTAAGGCATAA